The Salvia miltiorrhiza cultivar Shanhuang (shh) chromosome 1, IMPLAD_Smil_shh, whole genome shotgun sequence genome has a window encoding:
- the LOC130993606 gene encoding uncharacterized protein LOC130993606 isoform X2 has protein sequence MDLDSRPIEDGLPVLQLRKWGSSEFPYNPSSFREGFISPTRKSLLLLSYDSEALWFPLVKGRCINKKDSENSSDGTVADPLESSKPSISCSRESNSGSSDSIELDGKTGYASGDSFQGSTGAFISDVDSVAWGLCGDTFDQHKEASFQELLFVSGKQGVVVHAFSKFGKFSGVIRPEQAKDVGQGKWMEWGPSTTLSPNVECQEEEESHHKTSRKSTSHVQAPAEDGRSASPKIWMQTFLTKVERVTSGGYIYTRFPKRPLLPNDVVVSFRIFDQESQFSDLQSPGVTASGNQTNPSMPVVGHMISKPDTDFNSSVTTVLGDSISSLRSAVTSGSYKCTKVFSNNSYRLVGFSLVNISSTPVDTSDLNDGNYIKTLVSVARTVSWGIQWLYTAKLDEKLDTGPFEWIDFSFSDRFLICLSTSGTISLYGATTGKYIASLNVLRTNGPGYSSSSWHCISSLTIKRKFKRLFVFPHSLLLGVMDESGVIFVIPTDNHVHEDHFSFEDVLPYQYYSDLGLLMGWEVGGAEIGYQRVLSNTSEAQGISRLAGHGRNSRFSGKENLIIENSHTKSHNGSYLMSFSNATQILNENKLMLSDFPSCLIRKAFIPPSGCNEDDVICCSQFGVTRLIKRHSSEKRRFQVVHANLQLDFVVNDDINYVMPAGETSSSEAVGCNFSGCLYLVTRRGLSVVLPSISATPNFFPVEAIGYCLPNYSSSVKYGAGDLMELGRTKKSFSPWKVEVLDRVLQYEGLEVAEKLCLENGWELGISRIRHLQLALAYLEFDEIENSLEMLMRVDMAVEGILRLLFAADYLMFNKVSNDNEVSAASRLLALATSYATRVIRKYGLLHHKKVSEKPLEVTSNEGSYPLLELTDKEHDEEGTSRTLMETARYLVVIRSLQQQLNEKFRRPGQVLTVNAGLVNTVSTGLSEDESKIPAASEDALSLIRSDPRGTAAPASGTELSNAENLALMPVDTVGAEIQDFQSFDKAVLVSEGSTYGKRTSRIENPKDMIARWELDNMDIKTVVKDALLSGRLPLAVLRLHLHHVNNLLPGTETRDTFNDVRIAGRAIAYDLFVKGEIGLGITTLQKLGEDVETTLKQLVFGTVRRSVRVLVAEEMKRYKYLGPHELKILEMLSLVERVYPCNSFFSTSATRRKGLNRVSNEEPLREISLDLLHPLFDHLVISCGEIDGVVLGSWTTIDKQSIAAEVDDDTTHAAYWAAAAAWSDAWDQRVVDRILLDQPLLMGVNVSWESQVEYHACHNDWLEVSKLVEVVPPYALSPGSLSISLDGIHPASVIEYGQEPPEFNKYPSFLEELDSVCMTVPNIRLFRFPTNRSSSVWLKRLMEQQLANKFIFLVDYWSSASDIVPLLAQSGFMIGIRDNSFLDGANDSSSDSLLVIGDASIDPDAIQSLHKVVIHFCAQYNLLYLLDIYLDTHKLAIDHDSLTFLLDAAGDNEWVKFLLLMRVKGKEYDASFSNARAVAALNSVPGNKLTVETDDIIQAVDDIAEGAGEMAALATLMFAPAPLQECLSSGSVKRHCSSAQCTLENLRPALHRFPTLWNTLVAACFGQDPACHNLTLKTKMSGYSDLLDYLNWREGVFFSSVRDTSILQMIPCWFPKSVRRLIQLYVQGPVGWQSLADSETEELSLLRDIYYVVNSSGHAQISATSWEAVIQRHIEEELYASSLEGADVGLEHHLHRGRALAALNHLLSARVHKLKSDNNHWGQSESPSTGQTNVQSDVQILLSPITESEESLLSSVIPLAIQHFDDSVLVASCAFLLELCGLSASTLRMDIAALRRISSFYKSAENNQYRQLSPRSPAFLQPPVEVDVTESIARALADDYLHKYSSSVMQKGDRNNSVLNQPSRALLLVLQHLEKSSLPLSSNGMTCGSWLSSGNGNGADLRSQQKATSQHWQLVTAFCQMHNIPLSTKYLAVLARDNDWVGFLSEVQVGKYPFETVIQVASKEFSDPRLKSHISTVLRSMLSRKKTAPLNIDTGEKDITFLSNANLCMPVELFGIIAECERHERPGEALLLKAKNLSWSILAMVASCFPDVSPLSCLTVWLEITAARETSAIKVNDIASQISKNVGAAVEATNTLSTTARARAITFRYNRKNAKRRRLQEPVPLDSLASADSIGSKSSTVSNTQGFLHEEEREKIGDEDTKFRTDSNSMASTLSRMVAVLCEQRLFLPLLKAFEIFLPSCSLLPFIRALQAFSQMLLSEASAHLGLFSTIIKEESPLTLPNWEREGKVGNSWTSSTAVKAADAILLTCPSPYEKRCLLRLLAATDFGDGGSIASRYGQQSWKIDMAEPSLRSDECPLLGDETFDDASLLTALEKNGYWEQARSWAKKLETSGESCWKSAANHVTEMQAAAMVAEWKEFLWDIPEERVALWSHCQTLFIRYSFPALQAGQFFLKHAEAAEKDISARELHEILLLALQWLSGMITLSNPVYPPHLLREIETRVWLLAVESEALVKNEVEDSLISPTREPGAGKSSDLMDRTASIIAKMDNHMNGQRLKSSEKNDRENGQTHVRMTQTGDGGGLKTKRRAKGFGSSRKPVSDSGDKKYEPESIPLNPRDETHYHDESSKIDASLSRWEERVEPAELERAVLSLLDFGHITAARQLQNKLSPDSMPSEFFLIDAALKLAALSTPCNKVSMSMLDNDVLSVMQAYNLRAEQRVIDPLQILESFASLLKEGSGRGLCRRIISVVKAANVLGLTFSEAFEKQPIELLQLLSLKAQESFEEAHLLVQTHSMPAASTAQILAESFLKGLLAAHRGGYMDFQKDEGPAPLLWRISDFLKWAELCPSDSEIGHALMRLVITGQEIPHACEVELLILSHHFYKLSACLDGVDVLVALAATRVEAYVWEGDFSCLARLITGVGNFHALNFILGILIENGQLDLLLQKYSAAADANSGTAEAVRGFRMAVLTSLKQFNPTDLDAFAMVYNHFDMKHETAALLELRANQLSQQWFLRYDKDQNEELLDSMHYFIEAAEVHSSIDAGNKTRKACAQASLVSLQIRMPDTKWLNLSETNARRILVEQSRFQEALIVAEAYGLNQPSEWALVLWEQMLNPELTEQFVAEFVAVLPLQPSMLAELARFYRSEMQARGDQSQFSVWLTGGGLPADWAKYLGRSFRCLLRRTRDIRLKQHLAMSATGFNDIVETTNKELDKVPETAGPLILRKGHGGAYLPLM, from the exons ATGGATCTTGATTCCCGTCCAATTGAGGATGGTCTCCCAGTACTGCAGTTGAGGAAATGGGGCTCCTCTGAATTTCCATACAACCCTTCTAGTTTTCGCGAGGGTTTTATTTCTCCAACGAGAAAGTCGTTGTTGTTACTTTCTTATGATTCTGAGGCATTATGGTTTCCCTTAGTTAAAG GTCGGTGTATAAACAAGAAAGATTCTGAAAATTCTTCTGATGGAACAGTTGCTGATCCACTAGAATCAAGTAAGCCCAGTATATCATGCTCAAGGGAAAGCAACTCTGGCTCTTCTGACTCTATAGAGTTGGATGGGAAGACGGGCTATGCATCAGGAGATAGTTTTCAAGGATCTACTGGTGCATTTATATCTGATGTAGATTCAGTGGCATGGGGTCTATGTGGGGATACATTTGATCAGCACAAGGAGGCTTCATTCCAAGAGCTACTTTTTGTCTCTGGAAAACAAGGCGTAGTCGTACATGCGTTTTCTAAATTTGGTAAATTTAGTGGAGTAATAAGACCTGAGCAAGCAAAGGATGTTGGGCAAGGGAAGTGGATGGAGTGGGGACCCTCAACAACCTTATCTCCGAATGTCGAGTGTCAGGAAGAAGAGGAATCTCATCATAAGACCTCCCGGAAAAGTACTTCTCATGTACAAGCCCCTGCTGAGGATGGTCGGTCAGCTAGTCCAAAGATATGGATGCAAACTTTTTTGACCAAAGTTGAAAGAGTAACATCTGGTGGTTACATTTATACCAGGTTTCCAAAGAGACCATTACTTCCTAACGATGTAGTTGTTTCTTTCAGGATATTTGACCAGGAATCACAATTCTCAGACCTCCAGTCTCCTGGTGTTACAGCATCAGGAAATCAAACCAATCCCAGCATGCCAGTTGTGGGACACATGATCAGTAAACCAGATACGGATTTTAATTCATCAGTCACAACAGTTTTGGGTGATAGTATATCTAGCTTGAGAAGTGCTGTCACTAGTGGTTCGTATAAGTGCACAAAAGTGTTCTCTAACAATTCGTACCGTTTAGTTGGATTTTCTCTAGTCAATATTAGTTCTACGCCTGTTGATACCAGCGATTTAAATGATGGAAACTACATTAAAACACTGGTTTCAGTGGCCAGAACCGTGAGCTGGGGAATACAGTGGCTATATACAGCAAAGCTTGACGAAAAACTAGATACAGGCCCATTTGAGTGGATAGACTTCAGTTTTTCTGATAGATTTCTTATTTGTCTCAGTACATCTGGCACAATCTCATTGTATGGTGCAACGACTGGCAAATATATAGCCTCACTCAATGTTTTAAGGACTAATGGACCTGGCTATTCTTCAAGCTCTTGGCACTGTATTAGTAGTCTTACCATCAAAAGAAAGTTTAAAAGACTCTTTGTATTTCCTCATTCCTTATTGTTGGGTGTGATGGATGAATCTGGTGTAATCTTTGTTATACCTACTGATAACCATGTCCACGAGGACCATTTTTCATTTGAAGATGTCCTCCCTTATCAATACTATTCAGATCTTGGACTTTTAATGGGCTGGGAGGTAGGGGGTGCTGAGATTGGCTACCAAAGGGTACTTTCCAATACATCAGAGGCTCAGGGTATTAGTAGATTAGCAGGACATGGTAGGAATTCTCGTTTCAGTGGTAAAGAGAATCtaataattgaaaatagtcATACAAAGAGTCACAATGGCTCGTATCTCATGTCCTTTTCTAATGCAACCCAGATATTGAATGAGAATAAGTTAATGCTTTCTGATTTTCCATCCTGCCTCATAAGGAAAGCTTTTATACCCCCTTCTGGATGCAATGAAGATGATGTTATTTGTTGTTCTCAGTTTGGAGTTACTCGCCTTATTAAGAGACATAGTTCCGAGAAGAGACGGTTTCAAGTTGTGCATGCCAATCTACAATTAGATTTTGTTGTCAATGATGACATAAATTATGTCATGCCTGCTGGGGAGACATCTTCTAGTGAAGCTGTTGGCTGCAATTTCAGTGGATGCTTATATTTAGTGACGAGAAGAGGTCTCTCGGTTGTTCTTCCCTCGATTTCAGCTACCCCAAATTTCTTTCCTGTTGAGGCAATTGGATATTGTTTACCAAATTATTCTAGTAGCGTAAAGTACGGGGCTGGTGATCTTATGGAACTTGGTAGAACTAAAAAATCCTTCTCACCTTGGAAAGTGGAGGTTTTGGATAGAGTTCTTCAATACGAAGGCCTTGAAGTTGCAGAAAAGTTATGCTTGGAAAATG GCTGGGAATTGGGGATTTCTCGGATCCGCCACTTGCAGTTGGCTTTGGCTTATCTTGAATTTGATGAAATTGAGAA TTCTCTGGAAATGCTTATGAGGGTTGATATGGCAGTGGAAGGCATCTTGAGGTTGCTCTTTGCTGCTGACTATTTGATGTTCAATAAAGTAAGCAACGACAATGAGGTTTCTGCTGCATCAAG GCTTCTAGCATTGGCCACCAGTTATGCAACTAGGGTCATACGTAAATATGGCCTATTGCATCATAAGAAAGTGTCCGAGAAGCCATTGGAGGTTACCAGTAATGAAGGTTCTTATCCTCTATTGGAGTTGACTGATAAAGAGCATGATGAAGAGGGAACTTCAAGAACCCTTATGGAAACAGCACGATATTTGGTGGTTATTCGGAGTTTGCAGCAGCAATTGAATGAAAAATTCAGACGACCAGGACAAGTATTG ACGGTTAATGCTGGGTTGGTGAATACGGTCAGTACTGGTCTATCAGAGGATGAATCCAAGATTCCTGCTGCTTCAGAAGATGCTTTATCGTTGATTAGATCAGATCCACGTGGAACTGCAGCTCCTGCCTCTGGAACTGAATTGAGTAATGCAGAGAACCTTGCTCTGATGCCTGTCGATACAGTTGGTGCTGAAATCCAAGATTTTCAGAGCTTTGATAAGGCAGTCCTAGTTTCTGAAGGAAGCACATATGGAAAAAGAACTTCTAGAATAGAGAATCCTAAAGATATGATAGCACGCTGGGAGTTGGATAATATGGACATTAAAACTGTTGTGAAAGATGCATTGCTTTCTGGTCGTCTTCCTCTAGCCGTGCTTAGATTGCATCTTCATCATGTGAACAATTTGTTACCTGGCACAGAAACTCGTGATACCTTTAATGATGTCCGCATTGCTGGAAGAGCGATTGCATATGATTTATTTGTAAAG GGTGAGATTGGGCTGGGTATAACGACACTGCAAAAGCTTGGGGAGGATGTTGAAACCACCTTGAAACAGTTAGTTTTTGGAACTGTCAGAAGATCTGTGCGGGTGCTAGTTGCAGAAGAGATGAAAAGATATAAATACCTtgggccacatgaattgaagaTATTGGAAATGTTATCACTAGTAGAG AGGGTGTATCCTTGTAATAGTTTCTTCAGTACGTCAGCTACCAGGCGAAAGGGGCTTAATAGAGTATCTAATGAAGAGCCACTCAGGGAGATAAGTTTGGACCTATTGCATCCACTATTTGACCATCTTGTCATTTCATGTGGAGAGATTGATGGAGTTGTTTTGGGTTCATGGACGACCATTGACAAACAGTCTATTGCTGCTGAAGTAGATGATGACACCACCCATGCTGCTTATTGGGCTGCTGCTGCAGCTTGGTCGGATGCCTGGGATCAAAGAGTTGTTGACCGT ATACTTCTGGACCAACCTCTTCTTATGGGCGTCAATGTATCGTGGGAATCTCAAGTTGAGTACCATGCATGCCATAATGACTGGTTAGAAGTTTCCAAGTTAGTAGAGGTAGTTCCACCATATGCACTATCTCCTGGAAGCCTTAGCATCAGCTTGGATGGTATACATCCAGCTTCAGTCATTGAGTATGGTCAGGAGCCTCCTGAATTCAACAAATACCCAAGTTTCCTTGAAGAGTTGGACAGTGTATGCATGACTGTGCCAAACATCAGACTTTTCAGGTTTCCTACAAACAGGTCATCTTCTGTGTGGCTAAAAAGGCTTATGGAGCAGCAGCTTGCAAACaaatttatctttttggtgGATTACTGGAGCAGTGCATCAGATATTGTACCTTTGCTGGCCCAGTCAGGTTTCATGATTGGCATACGTGACAATTCTTTTCTGGATGGAGCAAATGATAGTTCATCTGATTCGCTATTGGTTATTGGTGATGCATCTATTGATCCAGATGCAATCCAATCTCTACATAAAGTTGTTATACACTTCTGCGCCCAGTATAACTTACTGTACCTCCTGGACATTTATCTTGACACTCACAAACTGGCTATTGACCATGATTCCCTCACCTTTTTATTGGACGCAGCA GGTGATAATGAGTGGGTAAAGTTCTTGCTCTTGATGAGGGTTAAAGGAAAAGAATATGATGCATCATTTTCGAATGCTCGTGCAGTTGCTGCCCTAAATTCAGTTCCAGGCAATAAACTTACTGTGGAGACGGATGACATCATCCAAGCTGTTGATGACATTGCAGAAGGAGCAGGGGAAATGGCTGCTTTAGCCACATTGATGTTTGCTCCTGCTCCTCTACAAGAATGCCTTAGTAGTGGCAGTGTAAAAAGGCACTGTAGTTCCGCTCAATGCACCTTGGAGAACCTTAGACCAGCTCTTCATCGGTTCCCTACATTGTGGAACACCCTTGTGGCAGCATGTTTTGGTCAAGATCCTGCTTGCCACAATTTGACTCTTAAGACAAAAA TGTCAGGATATTCTGATTTGTTAGACTACTTGAACTGGAGGGAGGGTGTATTCTTCTCTTCTGTACGGGACACTTCAATTCTTCAGATGATCCCGTGCTGGTTCCCTAAGTCAGTACGGAGATTGATTCAGCTCTATGTGCAG GGCCCAGTTGGCTGGCAATCATTAGCTGATTCAGAGACTGAAGAACTTTCTCTTCTGAGAGACATCTATTACGTTGTAAATTCAAGTGGTCATGCTCAGATTAGCGCCACATCCTGGGAAGCTGTCATCCAGAGACATATAGAAGAGGAACTCTATGCATCTTCTTTAGAG GGAGCTGATGTTGGACTTGAACACCATTTGCATCGTGGACGTGCATTGGCTGCTTTAAATCATCTCCTTTCAGCAAGGGTCCATAAGTTGAAATCTGATAATAATCATTGGGGGCAATCTGAATCTCCATCAACTGGCCAAACAAATGTACAATCGGATGTGCAGATCCTCCTTTCACCAATAACTGAGAGTGAAGAGTCTCTTCTCTCATCT GTTATACCCCTTGCTATTCAGCATTTTGATGACTCTGTATTGGTGGCTTCATGCGCTTTTCTTTTGGAATTATGTGGTTTATCTGCTAGTACCCTCCGAATGGATATTGCTGCCTTGAGAAGAATATCTTCTTTCTACAAGTCTGCAGAGAACAATCAGTACAGGCAACTATCTCCTAGGAGCCCTGCTTTTCTTCAGCCACCTGTTGAAGTTGATGTAACAGAATCTATAGCTAGAGCACTGGCAGATGATTATCTTCATAAATATTCTAGTAGTGTAATGCAGAAAGGTGACAGAAACAATAGCGTTTTGAATCAACCGTCACGAGCTTTATTGCTTGTTCTTCAGCACTTGGAAAAGTCAAGTCTTCCATTGTCATCCAATGGCATGACCTGTGGGTCTTGGTTGTCAAgtggaaatggaaatggagCTGACTTAAGGTCTCAACAAAAAGCCACAAGTCAGCACTGGCAATTGGTCACAGCCTTTTGTCAGATGCATAATATTCCTTTAAGCACTAAATATCTTGCTGTATTAGCAAGGGATAATGATTGG GTTGGCTTTTTGTCCGAAGTTCAAGTTGGAAAATATCCTTTTGAAACAGTAATCCAAGTG GCATCAAAGGAGTTCAGTGACCCCCGTTTAAAGTCTCACATTTCAACAGTTTTGCGAAGCATGCTGTCTAGGAAAAAAACTGCTCCATTGAATATAGATACTGGAGAAAAGGACATAACTTTTCTGTCAAATGCGAATCTTTGCATGCCTGTTGAATTATTTGGAATTATAGCTGAATGTGAGAGACATGAAAGACCTGGAGAGGCTCTTCTCCTGAAAGCAAAAAACTTAAGCTGGTCTATTTTGGCTATGGTTGCTTCTTGCTTTCCTGATGTTTCCCCGTTGTCCTGCCTGACTGTTTGGCTGGAAATAACTGCAGCAAG GGAGACTTCTGCCATCAAAGTTAATGACATTGCAtctcaaatttcaaaaaatgttgGAGCAGCTGTTGAGGCTACTAACACCCTTTCCACTACTGCTAGAGCTAGAGCCATAACATTTCGTTATAATAGGAAAAACGCAAAGCGTAGGCGCCTTCAGGAACCTGTTCCACTGGATTCTTTGGCTTCAGCAGATTCTATAGGTTCTAAAAGCTCCACTGTTTCTAATACTCAAGGTTTTCTCCATGAAGAGGAAAGGGAGAAAATAGGTGATGAAGATACCAAGTTCCGGACTGACTCTAATAGCATGGCTAGCACCTTGTCAAGAATGGTAGCTGTGCTTTGTGAGCAGCGCCTGTTCCTTCCTCTGCTAAAAGCTTTTGAAATATTTCTACCTTCTTGCTCGCTGTTACCTTTCATTCGTGCTCTTCAG GCTTTCTCACAAATGCTCCTCTCAGAGGCTTCAGCACATCTTGGATTATTTTCAACCATAATTAAGGAAGAGTCTCCTCTTACACTACCTAATTGGGAAAGAGAAGGGAAAGTTGGGAACTCATGGACGAGTTCCACCGCTGTCAAAGCTGCTGATGCTATTCTTTTAACTTGCCCATCTCCATACGAAAAAAGATGCTTGCTAAGGCTCCTTGCTGCTACTGACTTTGGTGATGGAGGGTCTATTGCCTCACGATATGGGCAACAGTCTTGGAAAATAGATATGGCTGAACCCTCTCTGCGGAGTGATGAATGCCCCCTCCTAGGAGATGAAACATTTGATGACGCTTCACTTCTAACTGCATTGGAAAAGAATGGGTATTGGGAACAAGCACGCAGTTGGGCCAAGAAGTTGGAGACTAGTGGTGAATCATGTTGGAAATCTGCAGCTAATCATGTAACTGAAATGCAG GCTGCAGCCATGGTTGCAGAATGGAAGGAATTTCTTTGGGATATCCCAGAAGAGAGGGTTGCTTTATGGAGCCACTGCCAGACGCTCTTCATCAGATATTCCTTCCCAGCATTGCAG GCTGGACAGTTCTTCCTAAAACACGCTGAAGCAGCAGAAAAGGATATTTCAGCAAGAGAACTTCATGAGATTTTGCTACTTGCTCTGCAGTGGCTGAGTGGAATGATAACTTTGTCAAACCC AGTTTATCCACCACACCTTTTACGCGAAATTGAGACCAGAGTGTGGCTCTTAGCTGTGGAATCGGAAGCTCTGGTAAAGAATGAAGTTGAAGATTCACTAATTTCACCCACCCGGGAGCCTGGAGCTGGCAAGAGTTCTGACTTAATGGATCGCACAGCAAGCATTATTGCTAAAATGGACAATCATATGAATGGACAGAGGCTCAAATCTTCtgagaagaatgatagagaaaaTGGTCAGACTCATGTTAGGATGACTCAAACTGGTGATGGAGGGGGCTTAAAGACAAAAAGGAGAGCGAAAGGCTTTGGATCATCAAGAAAACCTGTCTCTGATTCAGGAGATAAGAAGTACGAGCCTGAATCTATACCTCTCAACCCGAGAGATGAGACACATTATCATGATGAAAGCTCAAAAATTGATGCCTCATTATCGAGGTGGGAGGAAAGAGTTGAACCTGCTGAGCTCGAAAGAGCTGTTCTTTCACTGTTGGACTTTGGACACATAACAGCTGCTAGACAACTGCAGAATAAACTTTCTCCAGACAGCATGCCATCTGAATTTTTTCTTATTGATGCGGCTTTGAAGCTTGCTGCTCTTTCAACTCCATGCAACAAGGTGTCAATGTCAATGCTGGACAATGATGTACTCTCTGTTATGCAGGCATACAATCTTCGCGCTGAGCAGCGAGTGATTGATCCCCTGCAG ATCTTGGAGAGTTTCGCAAGTCTTCTTAAGGAGGGTAGTGGACGTGGACTATGCAGGAGGATAATCTCTGTTGTGAAAGCTGCAAATGTGCTTGGTCTAACATTTTCAGAGGCATTCGAGAAACAGCCAATAGAGCTGCTGCAATTGCTTTCGCTCAAAGCGCAAGAGTCTTTTGAGGAAGCCCATCTTCTAGTTCAAACACACTCAATGCCAGCTGCTAGTACTGCCCAAATTCTCGCCGAATCTTTTCTAAAG GGTCTATTAGCAGCACATCGTGGGGGTTACATGGATTTTCAGAAGGATGAAGGACCTGCTCCACTGCTATGGagaatttcagatttccttaAATGGGCTGAGCTTTGTCCTTCTGATTCAGAAATTGGCCATGCATTGATGAGATTAGTAATCACAGGGCAAGAAATACCCCACGCATGCGAG GTTGAGCTTCTTATTCTATCTCATCACTTCTATAAGTTGTCAGCATGCCTTGATGGAGTTGATGTGCTCGTAGCTCTTGCTGCAACCAGGGTAGAAGCTTATGTCTGGGAGGGTGATTTCTCGTGTCTTGCTCGCTTGATAACAGGAGTTGGAAACTTCCATGCACTCAATTTCATACTTGGGATTCTGATTGAAAATGGCCAACTGGATCTCCTCCTTCAGAAATATTCAGCAGCTGCCGATGCTAATAGTGGAACTGCTGAGGCGGTCAGAGGATTCCGAATGGCTGTTCTGACATCACTCAAGCAGTTTAATCCAACTGATCTCGATGCGTTTGCGATG GTCTATAATCACTTTGACATGAAGCATGAAACCGCTGCACTTTTGGAGTTACGTGCAAATCAATTGTCTCAGCAATGGTTTCTTCGTTACGACAAGGATCAAAATGAAGAGCTCCTTGACTCAATGCATTATTTCATTGAGGCTGCAGAAGTGCACTCGTCCATTGACGCTGGCAACAAAACTCGCAAAGCTTGTGCTCAGGCATCACTTGTATCGCTGCAGATACGAATGCCGGATACAAAATGGCTCAATCTTTCTGAAACTAATGCGCGGAGAATATTAGTTGAACAATCTCGGTTTCAGGAGGCCTTAATCGTCGCTGAAGCCTACGGCCTCAACCAGCCAAGTGAGTGGGCTCTGGTTCTCTGGGAACAGATGCTCAACCCCGAGCTCACTGAGCAGTTTGTAGCCGAGTTTGTCGCTGTATTACCTCTCCAGCCATCAATGCTAGCTGAACTTGCAAGGTTTTACCGGTCTGAGATGCAAGCCCGCGGAGACCAGTCCCAGTTCTCGGTATGGCTCACTGGAGGAGGCTTGCCTGCAGATTGGGCAAAGTATCTTGGTAGATCTTTCAGATGCTTGCTGAGGAGGACTAGAGACATCAGGTTAAAACAACATTTGGCCATGTCAGCCACTGGATTCAATGACATAGTCGAAACAACCAACAAGGAACTGGATAAGGTCCCTGAAACTGCTGGACCCCTTATCCTGAGGAAAGGACACGGAGGGGCGTACCTCCCTCTGATGTAG